Within Halomicrobium urmianum, the genomic segment ACCATCGACACTGCACGGAACGCCGTCGTCGCGGCGCGGAACGGTTCGTTCGGACCGATCGAGACGGAACATCGGACTGATCTTGTCACGACCAAGCCCCTGTGCGGTGTTTATTATAGAGGTGGTAAGGGGGACGGGGAGATTCGGCAGGCAGAGTGGATGTATTCCGCGATACGGCTCGTTTTGGACGTCCCTAGGCGTACCCCAGATTCCGGAGCCGTTCCTCGACGACGTCGGTGTCGACGTCGTCAGTCTCGGTCGCGGACGCCTCGCCGTCGACGATCTCCTTCCGTGGGCCGTCATCGTAGACGTGCCACGGGATCGTCGTCAGCTCCTCCGTGTGTATCCCGGAGGGATGACCGTACTCCTGCATCGGCAGCGGAAACGCGCGTTCACCGAACATCTCCCCGTGGTCCGCGCTCACGACGGTCTTGCCCCGTAGCGAGTCCAGGAGCTGTTCGATGTGGGGGACTACGACTTCGAGGTTCTCTCTGTAGGCCCGGCGGAGAATCGCATCGTCGATTTCGATGTCGCCGTTCATCACGCGGTTGAAGAAGTCCAGCGAATTGTTGTCGAAGTGCTCCTGACCGGTCGGACCGATGTAGGGGTAGTGGGGCTGGAGGAAGTGGACGAGGAGACGCTTGTTCGGGTACTGTTCGGCCGCGCGCTCGGTCGCGTCGGCGACCGTCTCCGGCCGGACAGTCCGAAACGTCTCGTCCCAGCCGTCCTCCTGCCAGATCTCGATCACGTCGTGGAAGTTGACCGAGACGAAGCCGCGGTTGCTCTTGCGATAGTGCTGGGGATTAGCAGTCACGTAGACGGTGTCGGTCAACTCCCGACCGTCGAGGTAGCGACTGAGGAACTCGATCGTGGAACTCGACCGGGCGTGGCGCGACTCTGACCGGCCCGGCAGGTCGACCACGTCGGTGAACGTGTCGTACCGGCAGGCGTCGAGCAGGAGGAGGTTGTCCCAGTCCTCCTCGAAGAAGTCGACGCGGTCCGTCCGGTCGAGGTACTGGCGGTGTACGTCGAAGTACAGCTGGTTTAGCCGTCGGACGACGAGGTACGGTTCTCGGATGCCCCGTCGGATCTGGGACGGGAGCGATGAACGCGGTCGCTTCATGTAGTTCCCCGTAGCGCCACCTGATCCAATATTATCCACCTGATAGTGTCGCCCTGTCGAAAATACGGGCGACAGCAGAACCCCCAGACGGTGCGCCACGAGGCGACCTGGCGAACTGGCTGGCGACGGAAGCGAAGTCGGGGGTTGCCGTCAGAACTCGTTACCGAGCGTCTCGAGTCCGTCGCAGCCGTGGTCTTTGATTCCGCCCCGGAGCGTGTTGCGCTTGAGGTAGACGTTCGCGCTATCCGGGTAGAGACTGTACGCCTCCTCGTCGCCGTAGGATTCGGCGTAGATCTCCTCGACGTGCGTTCCGTCGCCGATGTCGATGATCGGGAGCTCGCTGGCGCGGTACTCGCCCTTGAAGATGGTGACGTCGTCGCCCGTGTTCACGACGGCGCGGCGCTGGCTCCCACCGGACTGGTCGACCGTGACCGCGCCCAGCCGGGTCTCGTCCCGGTCGTTTCGGACGGCGGCCTTCGCCGTCTCGTCTCCCACGCTCCCGACGAAATCGACGTACTCACAGAGGACCCGACCGGTGTTGTCGCCGTCGTTGATCTCGATACCGAACCCGCCGGGGGTGTGCATCTCCACGCGTGACTCGAGCACTACCACCTCACCGCAGTTCGGTGACGTGACGATCCCGTTGGTCACCTCGTCGCCCGAAATCGTGACGTCGGCGTTCTCGATCCAGGCCGACGTACAGCTGTTCATCACCGAGATACCGAAACTGTTCGGAAGCGGCGCCGTATTTCTGACGGTGACGTCCCTGACCTCGATGTCTCCGCCGCGTTCGAGCCGGATGCCGCGGTGAGACTCGTCCCGCGGTCGGTTCTGGTCGACGACGACCGTCGCTCCCCGGATGGAACTGCCGTCGCCACCGATGCGGAGACACGCCGCGTTGCTGTTCGAGAAGTGACCGCCCTCGACCCTGATGGTGCCATCGCCTCCCGAAGCGTACAGGCCGTTGTCCGGAAACGCACCGACGACGCAGTCCCGGAAGGTGAGCGTGCCGGAATTGCTGTTGGCCAGCAGTCCGGTCGGTCCTCTCCAGATGTTGCCCTCGTTGGGCGTCTCGTCCTCCCACGCACCGCCGTCGGGGACCTCGAACGCTTCGACGAGGCCGGTTCCTGCAGGGTCGGAGACGGCGAACGATCCCGGCCCCCACGTCCCGCTGTCGTGTTCGCCGTGGACCGTGACGTTCCGGACCTCGAGGCCGTCGTCGACGACGGTTTCGATGACACGGATACCGGTGTCGGGCGACGTCTGGTCGACGTCGAACCCGTCGAACACGAGACGATTCCCGGGGTTGTAGGGCACACCCAGTCGGAACAGTCGATACTGCGGTCCCGCGAAGTCGTAGTAGTCTGCGGGGATCAGCGTCGCGTCGTTGCCGACGAGTCCGAAGTTCTCGAACCCGCTAAAACGCACCTGCTCGTCCATGTAGTACTCCCCCGGCGGGAACACGAGCAGCGTGTCGTCGGCGCGGTACTCCCGAATGACGTCGACGACGGATTCCCGACCGGTGTCGTCCGCGCCGGCTTCGACGATATCTACGACCGTCCCGAACTCCTCGAAGTACCTGTCGATCCGGTCTGTTGTGGTCTCCGCACTCGCAGTTCCTCCCAGTAGAACGCCACCGAGAACAGTCGTCGAAATGCCGTGAAGTACCTCGCGTCGTCCGAATCGGGCGTTGCCCGACCGCGTCGATCCGTCCGCGACGTTTTCTTCGTCAGAGTTGCTTAGCACGATTACTCTACTTGTATGCCTGTAGTTTACCGATAACAGTGTTTGGCTGTCCAGTTACAGACCTTAAATACCGACTAACGACGTGTTACCTGATTTAACTCAGTGTTCGGCGTCTATCGTCTATCTATTAAATACCAATTAATAGCCGTCAAAGCGCATCAGGCCGCCGTTCGCGGACGAAGCGTAACTGACTGTGATATCGGATCTGGCGACGGGAGACGGGCGTGTAGGTAGTGACTAATTCCCGTCGAACGGGGAGTGTGATCCTGACGAGTAGTCGCTACCACTGCGTGACGAGCTCCTACCAGAACAGTTTCGCTCGAGAGAGATCAGGCGTCGTCGGTATCCAGGTTGGTTTCGATGAGTCTACCGGTGGCACGCCGTATACGCTGTGAGACAGCTGACGACGAGATGTCGAGTTTGTCCGCGAGCTCTGACTGGGAGATGCGCCGAGGAACGTCGAAGTAGCCGGCCTCGTAGGCTCGCTCGAGCGTGTCACGCTGCTTGCCCGTCAAAACGCTGCGCTGTAAATACGTGTTGGCGTCGTCCCAGTAGAGCCGGTGGAGAGAGAGGTCGATCTCGCTCTCGACGCAGTCCGCCCGAAACCGCGTGAAAACGGTTCGATTGGGGAACTGCGCCCTGACTTCCCACTCGCCGTTCGAGCCTTCGGCGTCTACGAGTCGGGCGCCGTTTCGGACCACCAGCTGTGGGACCGTCACGGCCTCGCCGGCGAGCGTCACCCGGTAGGACCGCGCCCCGCGCCCGTGGCTGAGAGCGCGGGGATCCGAGACGGTGGCGTCAGTGTCGAGCGCGCGCTCGAACGCATCCAGGTCGTCGCCATACGCTGAAAATACGAGAAACGGGCCGTCGGGGTCCGGCACCACGTGTTCGGGTCGAAGAACGACGTCGGTGAGTTCCTCGGTCGCCGGCGTGAGCGCGATTGTCGGGTGCGAGAGGGCGAATTCACCGTTGATGACACACTCGGGAACGTCACCGCCCTGCCGCTCAGGCGGGTTCGATGCTGACCCGATCGGGCTCGAATCACCCGAATCGTCGTTCGCTGGAGGTCCGTGCTGCGGACGATCTCCGTTCCGGTCTTCCATAGAGGCCCCCAAGCTAATCCCCCGAAAAGTCGGTTGTCACTACGAGTGTAGTATCCCGTTCCGGCCTCGTTTTTCAACATAGTAGGACCCCTCTCGACCGGTCGTCGGACTATAGTAGAAATTGAACGCACTGACACACTCCAAGGGCACCCGGGGCGCCCTTCGATGTGTGAATAGTTTCAATTTCTACTATAGTTCCTGGTGACGATTCGACGGTCGTGATCGAGCAGGTTCAGGAGGACGTAGCGTTTGCGACCGTTGCCCGTCACGACTCACGGACACCGTAACTACTGTCGAAACTCGGTCTGATGGCTCGATCTGGTTCAACCAGATGGTTCAATCGTCTGGTTCAACCAAGTGAATGAATCAATTGGTTGTTTGAACAGGTGGCTATGCCGGCCTGCAGCACGTACGGCGAGGCCGGCGGCGTCGGCATGACGACGGCTGCAAACTTCGCCGACGCGTACGCTCGCGCCGGACTCGACACGCCCCCTCATCCCACTCGGCCGGCAGAAGGGGTTCGAACTCGGGCGTAACAGCCGGGAGGCGTATTCACGGGTATCCGGTGTGGGCCGGCGTTTCGGGTTCCCACCGAATCGTCCGTGCTGTGCCCCGACGTCTTCGATCGGAGCACGGGGGAGGGGCGTTTGCCTCCAGCGACCATCCTCAAAGCGCGCTGTCGGCGAAGCCGCCGTCGACGGTGAGTACCTCACCCGTGACGTAGGAGGCAGCGTCGCTCGCGAGATAGATGGCCGCGCCGACGATCTCCTCGCGGTCGGCGACGCGACCCAGGGGCGTCCGCCCGTCGATCTCCGCCCGTTTCTCTGTCCCTTCCGCGTAGGTCTCGGCGTTCTGGGGCGTGATGACGAATCCGGGTGCGATGGCGTTGACGCGGACCGCGGGGGCGAGTTCCTTCGCCGAAGCGCGAGTGAACGCCTCGACGCCGCCCTTCGCCGCTGCGTAGGCCGGCACGTCCGCCATCGCGAGCCGGGCAGCGAGCGAGGAGATATTGATGACCGCTCCACCGTCCTCCATCGCCGGCACCAGCGTTTGCGTAACCCGACGTACGCCATCGAGGGCCACGTCAGTGACGAAGTCCCAGTCCTCGTCGTCGATGTCGAGTACCGACTCTCGGGAGATCGCTCCCTGCGAGGCGACGACGACGTCGATCCCGCCGAAGGCGTCCTCGGCCGTCTCGCGAACGGCTTCGAGCGTCGACCCGTCAGTGACGTCGCAGGTGACCCGGGCAGTGTTCGCGCCGCGGTCCTCGATGGCCTGTGCGGTCTCCTCGACGGCCGCTTTGCGGCGACTCGTTGCGATGACGTCGGCGCCTTCCTCGGCGAACCCCAGGGCGATAGCCTGTCCGATGCCGCTCGTACCGCCGACGACGACTGCACGCTCGTCACTGACCGTCACTGGCGTGTGTGCGTACGAATCCATGTCCGAGCAGTGGTCGTATTCGCCTATTACGTTTGTGGGAGTCACCCACGACATCCCGATACACACTATCGCTCGACGAGTCTCCCCCGTAGTAGACGTCGAACGCACTGACACGCTCGACGGGCTCCCGATTTGGCCTTCGACGTGTGCGTAGTCTCAGTGTCCGCTATAGAATCGGTACTGACGATTCGGCGGACTTCGGCGAACGAAGTGATGATCACGCCTCTGTATCGGGGATGGCTGTCTCTACTCGCGACCGTCGGGCTGGTCATCGTCGTGAACGGCGATGGCGTCCTGTTCCAGCATGGCGTCGACCTCGTCGTCGCCGTATCCGAGTTCCCGGAGCACCTCCCGCGTGTGGCGACCGATTGCGGGCGGCGTATGGTCGACTGTCTGGTCCGCTTCAGACATCTC encodes:
- a CDS encoding right-handed parallel beta-helix repeat-containing protein, with the translated sequence MLSNSDEENVADGSTRSGNARFGRREVLHGISTTVLGGVLLGGTASAETTTDRIDRYFEEFGTVVDIVEAGADDTGRESVVDVIREYRADDTLLVFPPGEYYMDEQVRFSGFENFGLVGNDATLIPADYYDFAGPQYRLFRLGVPYNPGNRLVFDGFDVDQTSPDTGIRVIETVVDDGLEVRNVTVHGEHDSGTWGPGSFAVSDPAGTGLVEAFEVPDGGAWEDETPNEGNIWRGPTGLLANSNSGTLTFRDCVVGAFPDNGLYASGGDGTIRVEGGHFSNSNAACLRIGGDGSSIRGATVVVDQNRPRDESHRGIRLERGGDIEVRDVTVRNTAPLPNSFGISVMNSCTSAWIENADVTISGDEVTNGIVTSPNCGEVVVLESRVEMHTPGGFGIEINDGDNTGRVLCEYVDFVGSVGDETAKAAVRNDRDETRLGAVTVDQSGGSQRRAVVNTGDDVTIFKGEYRASELPIIDIGDGTHVEEIYAESYGDEEAYSLYPDSANVYLKRNTLRGGIKDHGCDGLETLGNEF
- a CDS encoding helix-turn-helix domain-containing protein encodes the protein MEDRNGDRPQHGPPANDDSGDSSPIGSASNPPERQGGDVPECVINGEFALSHPTIALTPATEELTDVVLRPEHVVPDPDGPFLVFSAYGDDLDAFERALDTDATVSDPRALSHGRGARSYRVTLAGEAVTVPQLVVRNGARLVDAEGSNGEWEVRAQFPNRTVFTRFRADCVESEIDLSLHRLYWDDANTYLQRSVLTGKQRDTLERAYEAGYFDVPRRISQSELADKLDISSSAVSQRIRRATGRLIETNLDTDDA
- a CDS encoding SDR family NAD(P)-dependent oxidoreductase, encoding MDSYAHTPVTVSDERAVVVGGTSGIGQAIALGFAEEGADVIATSRRKAAVEETAQAIEDRGANTARVTCDVTDGSTLEAVRETAEDAFGGIDVVVASQGAISRESVLDIDDEDWDFVTDVALDGVRRVTQTLVPAMEDGGAVINISSLAARLAMADVPAYAAAKGGVEAFTRASAKELAPAVRVNAIAPGFVITPQNAETYAEGTEKRAEIDGRTPLGRVADREEIVGAAIYLASDAASYVTGEVLTVDGGFADSAL